AGGAGTGGTGATGTCTGAATTTCCGCTGACCGAATTAGTTCCTTTGCAAGGGAGTCTTGAAGAAGCCTATCTAACTCAGTACCCAATGGAGATTTTAGAAGAGCTGGGCCTTTTGAAAATGGACTTTTTAGGACTTAGAAACTTGACGATTTTAGAAATGATCTTAGAGTCGATTAAGCAGTCGTCTGGGAAAAACTTAAGTTTAAAAGAGATTCCACCTAACGATCCCAAAACGTTTCAGCTGTTAGCAGATGGGAAAACTTCAGGCATTTTCCAATTGGAGAGCGATGGGATGAGAAGTGTTCTCCAGCGTTTAAAACCTACTAGTTTTGAAGATATTGTTGCCGTCAATGCATTGTACCGGCCAGGTCCAATGGAAAACATCCCGACTTTTATTGCCCGAAAACATGGAAAAGAACCGATTGAATTTTGGCATGAGGATGTAGAAGATATTTTAAAGCCAACCTATGGTGTTTTAGTGTATCAGGAACAGATTATGCAGGTCGCCTCGGAAATGGCGGGATTTTCACTTGGAGAGGCTGATTTATTAAGACGGGCTGTCGGTAAGAAAAAGAAAGAAGTGCTTGACCAAGAAAGAGAACACTTTGTAAACGGAGCGATCCGAAAGGGATATGATACAGACACAGCTAACCAAGTTTACGATTTGATTGTAAGATTTGCCAATTATGGATTTAATAAAAGTCATGCCGTCGCCTATAGTTTAATTGCGTATCAGCTTAGCTTTTTAAAAACACATTATCCATTAGCTTTCATTGCCGCTTTATTGACATCGGTAATCGGAAATGAAGATAAAACAAAGCAATATATAACAGAGTTAAAGGAGATGGGCTATACCATTTACCCGCCTTCTATTCATAAGAGCGGGTATACCTATCTTGTGGAAAAAGAGGGTCTTCGCTTTCCGATTTCGGCGATTAAAGGGGTCGGAGCAGCAGCTGTTAGAGAAATTTTTCAAGTTCGAAAAAGCAAGAAAATCCAAGATTTCTTTGATCTCATTCTGCATGTATCTCCGAAAGCTGTTAACCGTAAAACGATTGAGTGTCTGATTTATGCCGGAGCATTGGATGAATTTAAGCAAACACGGGCGACTCTTTTGGCATCCATTGATTCTGCCTATGAGTATGTCAGTCTTGTAAAGCCAAATGAAGATGAAATGGATTTATTTCATGAAGAAGCAGAACTATTAAAACCAAATTATCAAGTGATGGAAGAAATGCCGGTCGAAGCAATTTTAGATAACGAAAAAAGAGTCCTTGGTTTATTTCTTTCTCATCACCCTGTCTCTCCTTTACAGACTGAGCTTGTCCAATTAGGGATTAAACCATTAGCTGCATTAAAAAATGGAGACCACCATGTGAGAGTTGGAGTATTTGTTTCAGGTGTACGTGTGATTCGCACAAAAAAAGGAGAAGTCATGGCATTTCTAACGATTAGTGATGAGTCCGGGGAAATGGATGCAGTGTTATTTCCTAGTGCGTATAAAAGGTATTCTGGTCATGTGAAAGAAGGAAATATCTTATTAGCAATCGGAAATGTTGACGAAAGAGCAGGAAAGCAGCAATTGATAGTGAATGAATTATATAAGAAAGAAGAATGGGACACTATTCAAAATAAACTTCCTACGCTCTTTATTCATGTATTAAACAAAGAACAACTATGGGAACTAAAGACTATTTTACTAAAACACAAAGGAAGCATACCTGTCATTTTGATTTATTCAAACCCTAAGAAAACAATTCGGTTAAAACGGGATTATTGGATTTCACCAAGTTCCAAAGCCTTGCAGGAAATCAAGGATCTCGTTGGACAAGAACAGGTGATTTTAAAAAGTTGAATCTTTACAAGAAGTATAGAATCGTTTATTGTTTTAAATATCACGTGGTCAGACCACCGCACTTTTACGATCTTTATTGACAGGCAGCTTCTATTATTGAAGGAGTGGAAATCGTTGACGTTAAGAGAAGAAGCTTTACATATGCATCGGATTCATAAGGGAAAGTTAGAATCAAAGTCAAAAGTTCCCGTTCGTAATGCAAAGGATTTAAGCCTTGCATATTCCCCTGGTGTTGCAGAACCATGTAAAGTTATATATGACAAGCCTGAAACGGTTTACGATTATACAATGAAAGGCAACATGGTTGCGGTTGTTTCCGATGGGACAGCTGTATTGGGTCTGGGCAATATTGGTCCTGAGGCAGCACTGCCTGTTATGGAAGGAAAGGCGGTTCTATTTAAAAGTTTTGCTGGTGTTGATGCCTTTCCAATCTGTTTGAATACAACAGATGTAGATAAGATTGTGGAAACTGTCAAATTACTCGAGCCAACCTTTGGCGGAGTGAATCTAGAAGATATTGCTGCTCCCAATTGTTTTGAAATTGAAGAAAGATTAAAAAAGGAAACAAATATTCCTGTCTTCCATGATGACCAGCATGGGACAGCGATTGTAACGGCAGCAGGACTTGTGAATGCTCTAAAGCTAGTAAATAAAAAAATGTCAGAAATTAAAGTGGTCGCAAACGGAGCGGGTGCCGCCGGAATCGCGATTATAAAACTTCTTTATCAATTTGGAGTACGCGACATTATTATGTGTGATTCAAAAGGTGCGATTTATGAAAATCGTTCATATGGAATGAATGATATTAAAGCTGAAGTAGCGAAATTCACGAATCGAAATAGAGAAGAAGGAAAATTACAAGATGTGATAAAAGGTGCTGATGTATTTATCGGAGTATCGGTTGCCGGATCATTAACAAGAGAAATGGTCGAGACCATGAATAACAACTCGATTATATTCGCAATGGCTAACCCGGTTCCAGAGATTATGCCAGAAGAAGCAAAGCTGGCAGGAGCAACTGTTATCGGAACAGGCCGTTCTGATTTTCCAAATCAAGTTAACAATGTATTGGCCTTTCCAGGCATATTCAGAGGTGCTCTTGATGTAAGAGCAACCCATATCAATGAAGAGATGAAGGTAGCTGCCGTTCACGCGATTGCTGATTTAATTTCAGAGGATGAGCTAAGTGCTGATTATGTTATTCCTGCTCCTTTTGATAAAAGAGTGGCTCCAGCTGTTGCCGGGGCAGTTGCAAAAGCTGCAATGGAAACAGGAGTGGCCCGGCTTAAGGTTGACCCGGAAGAAGTTCGTCTTCGTACAGAGCAACTTTCGTTAATTGGGAAAAGTGAGTGAGGGGACCTGTGATAAATAATGCGGCTACAAAGGTATATATTGAAATTGTAGAACGTCTCCGAGACATGATCGCTAAAGATGGGTTGGGCTCGGGCGACCGCATTCCTTCAGAAAGAGAGCTTTCTGAAACGTTAGGGTATGGTCGCTCTAGTGTAAGAGAAGCACTCCGAGCATTAGAACTTTTAGGATTAATTGAAACTCGCCGGGGTGAAGGGACGTTTATTAAAGATTTTCAAGAACATCAGCTTGTAGAGCTTTTAGGAACATTTATCTTACAGGGTCAAAAAGTCAGAAGCGACGCTTTGGAATCGAAAGCAATGATTGAAAAGAACTGTATTGAACTTCTTTTTTTAAAAGGGCGGGAAAAGCTGCTTTCCAATTTACTAGAAAATGAAAATGTAAGTTTCAATGAAATAATGGTAAAAATTGTAGAAGGTGCTGATAATCGTCTGTTAAAAAAGATTTGGAAAATATTATCTGAGTACATCTCATCTTTCCACCAGGAAGACATTAATCAGGATCATGTGAAGTCCTTTGTTCAAGCACTTATCCATTCTGATCAGAAAGCGGCTTTAGCAGCATTTGATCAAATGCGTAATTTGTCGAAGTAAAGGTGACAAAATAAACCAACATTTTTGGACATCATTTAGTACAGTCAAGTATAGGAGATTTGGACAAGTTCTAAATAGACCAAAGGTATTGTCGGCTTTAAAACAAGGAGGTTACACCTTGCTAAAAGATATTTTTTCAAAACAAAAAAAGAGGAAATATGCAACAATCCCTTCGGAAGCAGCAAAGCATGACGTTCCGGAAGGGATTATGACTAAATGCCCCTCTTGTAAAAAAATCATGTTTTCAAAAGAATTGGCTAAAAATGAAAAAGTCTGTATGGAATGTGGCTATCATTTTCCTATGTCTGCATTCGAAAGGGTTGAAAGTCTGCTTGATGAAAATAGCTTTACCGAATATGATCAAGATTTAGTTTCTGAAAATCCGCTAGGTTTTCCTGGCTATATTGAAAAACTAGAAAAGGATCAGCAAAAGACAAAATTAAATGAAGCGGTCTTAACGGGAACAGGAACTATTTCAAGTTTTCCAATTTCCTTAGCTATTATGGACTCTGGTTTTCGAATGGGAAGCATGGGTTCGGTAGTGGGTGAAAAGATTACCCGAGCCATCGAAAGAGCGAGAGCAGAAAAGATTCCTTTCATCATATTTACTGCTTCCGGCGGAGCAAGAATGCAAGAGGGCATCTTAAGTTTAATGCAGATGGCGA
This genomic window from Bacillus oleivorans contains:
- a CDS encoding FadR/GntR family transcriptional regulator; translation: MINNAATKVYIEIVERLRDMIAKDGLGSGDRIPSERELSETLGYGRSSVREALRALELLGLIETRRGEGTFIKDFQEHQLVELLGTFILQGQKVRSDALESKAMIEKNCIELLFLKGREKLLSNLLENENVSFNEIMVKIVEGADNRLLKKIWKILSEYISSFHQEDINQDHVKSFVQALIHSDQKAALAAFDQMRNLSK
- the dnaE gene encoding DNA polymerase III subunit alpha; the encoded protein is MSFVHLYVKSAYSLLQSSLSIESLVKEAKAKGYSAIALTDHHVMYGVFPFYKECLKQGIKPIIGLTVEVEQDHQQTRTVVLLAKSFTGYQSLVKISSAIQTQSSHRLPLKWLRAYNQEVIGILAELPVQTSNENQKKLDYKAITTVKNCFEPSSFFVGIRNEDLLIHANAVKECFSNQIECVAIQPVHYGNEEDAFVYRCLSAIRDGVKLSEQGDNLAWTEGRDLKSKAEMVELFEAYPNLLENSVRIASHCQIEFKEPTTRLPKYPVPAGQTSEDFLRDLCLEGLEKRGMHQNGTYHERLKYELNIIQELGFSDYFLIVWDFIKYSHENNILTGPGRGSAAGSLVSYVLFITDVDPLEHGLLFERFLNPERITMPDIDIDFPDHKREQVIDYVVKKYGRTRVAQIITFGTFAAKAALRDVARIFGLSGGELEQLSRWISSSSSLQEAFERSEALRKWVEAKPLHKKLFRTAQKIEGLPRHTSTHAAGVVMSEFPLTELVPLQGSLEEAYLTQYPMEILEELGLLKMDFLGLRNLTILEMILESIKQSSGKNLSLKEIPPNDPKTFQLLADGKTSGIFQLESDGMRSVLQRLKPTSFEDIVAVNALYRPGPMENIPTFIARKHGKEPIEFWHEDVEDILKPTYGVLVYQEQIMQVASEMAGFSLGEADLLRRAVGKKKKEVLDQEREHFVNGAIRKGYDTDTANQVYDLIVRFANYGFNKSHAVAYSLIAYQLSFLKTHYPLAFIAALLTSVIGNEDKTKQYITELKEMGYTIYPPSIHKSGYTYLVEKEGLRFPISAIKGVGAAAVREIFQVRKSKKIQDFFDLILHVSPKAVNRKTIECLIYAGALDEFKQTRATLLASIDSAYEYVSLVKPNEDEMDLFHEEAELLKPNYQVMEEMPVEAILDNEKRVLGLFLSHHPVSPLQTELVQLGIKPLAALKNGDHHVRVGVFVSGVRVIRTKKGEVMAFLTISDESGEMDAVLFPSAYKRYSGHVKEGNILLAIGNVDERAGKQQLIVNELYKKEEWDTIQNKLPTLFIHVLNKEQLWELKTILLKHKGSIPVILIYSNPKKTIRLKRDYWISPSSKALQEIKDLVGQEQVILKS
- a CDS encoding NAD(P)-dependent malic enzyme: MTLREEALHMHRIHKGKLESKSKVPVRNAKDLSLAYSPGVAEPCKVIYDKPETVYDYTMKGNMVAVVSDGTAVLGLGNIGPEAALPVMEGKAVLFKSFAGVDAFPICLNTTDVDKIVETVKLLEPTFGGVNLEDIAAPNCFEIEERLKKETNIPVFHDDQHGTAIVTAAGLVNALKLVNKKMSEIKVVANGAGAAGIAIIKLLYQFGVRDIIMCDSKGAIYENRSYGMNDIKAEVAKFTNRNREEGKLQDVIKGADVFIGVSVAGSLTREMVETMNNNSIIFAMANPVPEIMPEEAKLAGATVIGTGRSDFPNQVNNVLAFPGIFRGALDVRATHINEEMKVAAVHAIADLISEDELSADYVIPAPFDKRVAPAVAGAVAKAAMETGVARLKVDPEEVRLRTEQLSLIGKSE
- the accD gene encoding acetyl-CoA carboxylase, carboxyltransferase subunit beta, with product MLKDIFSKQKKRKYATIPSEAAKHDVPEGIMTKCPSCKKIMFSKELAKNEKVCMECGYHFPMSAFERVESLLDENSFTEYDQDLVSENPLGFPGYIEKLEKDQQKTKLNEAVLTGTGTISSFPISLAIMDSGFRMGSMGSVVGEKITRAIERARAEKIPFIIFTASGGARMQEGILSLMQMAKTSAALKAFSEDGGLFISVMTHPTTGGVSASFASLGDYNFAEPGALIGFAGRRIIEQTIREELPDDFQTAEFLLKHGQLDAVISRLELKEKLTQVLDIHCGRRELEWLEN